The Streptomyces lienomycini sequence TGCGCAGCCGCCCGGCGAACAGCTTGCGTCCGACCTCCCGGAGCTTCCCGGTCTCCTGCTCCTCCTGCCCGAAGCCCTTCACCACGCGTACGCCGCTCACCGAGCCGTCGACCACTCCGGCGACGGCGGCGGCCTGCGCCTGCGCGTACCAGGTGGCGGGGTGCAGCCGGGTGCGGCTGCGGCGGGCGATGAACCACAGGGCGGGCGCGACGGCCAGCGCGACCAGGGTGAGCGGCAGCGACAGCCACGCCATGATCACCAGGGAGATCAGGAAGAGCAGGACGTTCCCGATGGTCATCGGGAGCATGAACAGCAGGCCCTGGATCAGCTGGAGGTCGCTGGTCGCCCGCCCGACGACCTGCCCCGTGGACAGCTCGTCCTGGCGCCGCCCGTCGAGCCGGGTGATCGTCCCGTACATGTCGGTCCGCAGGTCGTGCTGGACGTCGAGGGCGAGCCGGCCGCCGTAGTAGCGGCGGATGTAGGTGAGGACGTACACGACGACCGCGGCGGCGATCAGGAGACCGGCCCACACGGCCATGTCCCTGGTCTTGTCGCCGATCACGTCGTCGATGATCACCTTGGTGATCAACGGGACGAAGGCCATGACGGCCATGCCGCCCAGCGAGGCCCCCAGGGCGAGGACGACGTCCTTGGGGTTGCGCCAGGCGTACCCCGCCAGTCGTCGCACCCATCCCCGTTGCGCGTCCACGCCGTGCCCTCCGGTCGGTCGTCCTGCTCACCTGATCTACCGGAAGGCACCAACACGGGCGAGCGGGGATTTCATCCCGCCGCAACAATCGGGGGCTGTCTCAGGCGCGTACGCGGAGCCTGAGGAAGCGGGTGGTCTGCACGTCGTTCTGGTTGTCGTCGCTCACGACCAGGACGTCGAGACGGCCCTTGCTCCGGCCCGTCACGGTCATCCCCTCGAAGTTGTCGAGCAGCGGGCTGGGCTGGGGCTGCTTGGCGAGGGCGCCGAGGGAGGGGCAGTCGGCGAGGTCGGCGAGGAGCCGCTTGTGCGGCGTGGTGCCGCGGCCGGGCCGGTCGGCCAGGTGGAGGCGGACGGTGTTGCCGACACCGGAGACGAAGCCGCGCTCCAGGACGAGAAGGCGCCCGTCGGGGGTCGCGGTGACCTCGGAGACGCCGAGACCGGGGTCGGTCCGGTAGCCGTACCGGTCCCCGAGCCGGAAGTCGCCGTGCCGCGTCCGCTGCCAGGTCTGGAAGCGGACCAGATCGGCGGGGTCGCCGTCGAGCGGGTACTCCATCGAGGCGACCAGGGTCCGGCCGCCCGGCAGGAGCGTCAGCCCCTCGAAGCTGCCGTTGGCCCGCGCGCGGCCCTCGGGGGCGGTCCGCAGGTCGTCCGGCACCGGCAGACGGCCGAGCAGCTCGCCGGTGCGGGAGTAGCGGCGGATGGACGGCTCGGTCTCGGAGGAGACGAGGTAGGTGCCGTCCGGATCCGCGACCAGTCCCTCCGAGTCGAGCGCGGCGCCCTTCTCGTCGGCGAGCGTGATCACGGCGCGCGGTTGCAGGGTGCGCGCGTCCAGCCGGAAGAGGGACGAGCGGTCGGAGAGGGCGGCCACGGAGCCGCGCCGGTCGGGGGCGAGGGCGGAGAGGTTGCCGACGTACGCGCCGTCGTACGTCGTCTTGTCGAGGGCGTCGGAGAAGCCGGCGAGGGAGACGGAGGGCGAGCACGCGTTCGCCTGGTGGCCCGCGTGTGCGACGGCAGGCCCGGCCGCGGTCAGGCAGCCGGCCGCCGCGAGTCCCGCGGTGAGGGAGGCGAGGGCGGTACGGAGGGTTCTCGGGCGCATGCCGGTCACCCTAGGGCGGGGAAATGGACGGAAGTTGGCTGTTTTACGAAAGCTGGGATGCGGGGGCGCCGGGGCGGCAAGTAATGCTGCATGCCAGAGCAGAAGGAAAGCGGCGAGAAGCTGGCCGGGCGGCTGTACGCGACGCTGCGGGTGCTGAAGTTCGTCGCGAACCCCCGCAGCGGCACCAGGCCGACGGCGGAGGACCGGTTCAAGGACAAGGACAGTCCGCGCAGGCGGATCCAGGCCCTGAAGCTCGACCTCTTCGAGGACCTGGTGACCGCCGTGCAGAAGGGCCGGCACGCGGAGGCGATGGCCGAGGTGTTCCGCGCGATGCCCTCCGTGGTTCCGCTGCGGCACAGCGCCCTCCAGGACAACCTCGGCGAGCGCGAACTCGCCGAGTTCAACGCCGGGTACCGGGCCCAGCTCGGGACCCTCAAGGAGGCCCTGCCGGAACTGCTCGGCTGACCTTCCGCGTTCAGCGCGAGCGCGCGCCCCGGCTCTCCGCGACGCGGTGCACGTCCGTCAGCGCCTCCCGCATCCGGCCGAGCAGGAAGCGGAGCTGCTCGGGCGTCGCCCGCGCGTCGGCGAGCAGGTCGGCCGCGTGGCCCAGCAGATCCTGGGCCATGTCGAGTTGGGTGCGCTCCACGACGTCGGCCATCCGGGACAGCGGTCCGTCGCCGTCGGACAGGAGGTAGCAGGGCTTGCCCTCCTCGCCCGTCCACGGCAGCAACCGGGCGGGGCGGTTGCCGTCGTTCACCGTGCCGTCTCCATGCCGTGGACCACCCGCGGTCCCCGGTCGACGCCGTGCGCCGGTTTCGTCGCCGGACGGCGTCGTCGGCGCCGTCGCCCCGAGGCGGGCAGCAGGAGTTCGAGCAGCGGAAGCAGGGGCGGCCCGGCGAGGCGGGCGATACGGTGACGCATGTCGTCGACTCCGTGCGCAGGTGACAGCGCCTCTGTCACAGGGGAGTCGAACGGATGAGCACCATCTACGGCGACTGGCTCAAGCAGCAGCGGGAAGCGGCCGGCCTGACGCAGCAGCGGCTCGCCGACATGGCCATCATGACGCGGTCGCACATCGCGCACGTCGAGGCGGGACGGCGGGTGCCGTCGAAGGAGGACGCGCGGCGACTGGACCGGGCGCTGAACACGGGGGAAGTGCTGACCAGCTTCCTTCCTCCGGAGGAGGCGGCGGTCGCGGACTACTTCGAGGCGGCGCGGCTGCTGGAGCAACAGGCGGTGGCGTGGAGAACGGTCGGGTCCGGGTGCATGTCATGCCTCGCCACCAAGGCGCGTACCCGGTCATGCAGAGCATGCTGAGCCTGCTGTGGTTCGAGGACCAGCCCCCGGTGGCGTACTCGGAGGGCATCAACGTCGCCAAGATCCACGACAGTCCGACCGTCGTCGAACGGTTGCAGGGCGCCTACTATCACGCGTTGAGCGACGCACT is a genomic window containing:
- a CDS encoding esterase-like activity of phytase family protein — translated: MRPRTLRTALASLTAGLAAAGCLTAAGPAVAHAGHQANACSPSVSLAGFSDALDKTTYDGAYVGNLSALAPDRRGSVAALSDRSSLFRLDARTLQPRAVITLADEKGAALDSEGLVADPDGTYLVSSETEPSIRRYSRTGELLGRLPVPDDLRTAPEGRARANGSFEGLTLLPGGRTLVASMEYPLDGDPADLVRFQTWQRTRHGDFRLGDRYGYRTDPGLGVSEVTATPDGRLLVLERGFVSGVGNTVRLHLADRPGRGTTPHKRLLADLADCPSLGALAKQPQPSPLLDNFEGMTVTGRSKGRLDVLVVSDDNQNDVQTTRFLRLRVRA